A stretch of [Clostridium] scindens DNA encodes these proteins:
- a CDS encoding DUF4250 domain-containing protein, protein MQIGLPKDPMLLLSVVNTKIRDYYHSLDALCEDMQVEREEITNILKGIDYEYDESRHQFV, encoded by the coding sequence ATGCAGATAGGGCTTCCCAAAGATCCTATGCTACTATTAAGCGTAGTAAATACGAAAATCAGAGATTACTATCATTCGCTGGATGCACTATGCGAGGATATGCAAGTAGAGAGAGAAGAGATTACTAATATACTGAAAGGAATTGATTATGAATACGACGAATCCAGACATCAGTTTGTCTAG
- the miaB gene encoding tRNA (N6-isopentenyl adenosine(37)-C2)-methylthiotransferase MiaB: MNTTNPDISLSSAAPCEEPQRQYYYIEKARTYIQKKSLEIGRPLTFCVTTFGCQMNARDSEKLRGILERIGYEEAPEDVADFVIYNTCTVRENANTRVYGRLGQLKPLKKKNPHMMIGLCGCMMQEPEVVEKLKKSYRFVDIIFGTHNIFKFAELIVQRLESQEMVIDIWKDTDKIVEDLPNERKYFFKSGVNIMFGCNNFCSYCIVPYVRGRERSRDPKAIIREIERLVADGVVEVMLLGQNVNSYGKNLKEPMSFARLLTEIEKIEGLERIRFMTSHPKDLSDELIEVMGNSKKICKHLHLPIQSGSSRILEKMNRRYTKEQYLTLVDKIRKAVPDISLTTDIIVGFPGETEEDFQETLDVVRKVRYDSAFTFIYSKRTGTPAAAMEDQIPEDVVKDRFDRLLKEVQAIAAQVCSVHKGCVQTALVEAKSEHDDSMVTGRLSNNLLVHFKGSSELIGQLVDVRLSECKGFYYLGEQV, from the coding sequence ATGAATACGACGAATCCAGACATCAGTTTGTCTAGCGCGGCGCCATGCGAGGAACCGCAGCGCCAGTATTATTACATAGAAAAGGCCAGAACCTACATTCAGAAGAAGTCCCTGGAGATTGGCCGTCCGCTGACCTTCTGCGTGACCACCTTCGGCTGCCAGATGAATGCCAGGGATTCCGAAAAACTGCGGGGAATCCTGGAAAGGATTGGATATGAGGAGGCACCGGAGGATGTGGCGGACTTTGTCATCTATAATACCTGCACGGTCAGGGAAAACGCCAATACAAGGGTCTACGGACGTCTTGGCCAGTTAAAGCCCCTGAAGAAAAAGAATCCCCATATGATGATCGGCCTTTGCGGCTGCATGATGCAGGAGCCGGAAGTGGTAGAGAAGCTAAAGAAAAGCTATCGCTTCGTTGACATCATCTTCGGCACGCATAATATCTTCAAGTTTGCGGAATTGATCGTGCAGAGGCTGGAATCTCAGGAGATGGTTATCGATATCTGGAAAGATACGGACAAGATCGTAGAGGATCTGCCCAATGAACGGAAATATTTCTTCAAGTCAGGCGTAAACATCATGTTTGGCTGCAACAATTTCTGCAGCTACTGTATCGTGCCTTATGTAAGAGGGCGGGAGAGAAGCAGGGATCCAAAGGCCATCATCCGGGAGATCGAGCGGCTGGTAGCAGATGGCGTGGTGGAGGTCATGCTTCTGGGCCAGAATGTCAATTCTTACGGCAAGAACCTGAAAGAGCCAATGTCATTTGCCAGGCTGCTAACGGAGATTGAGAAGATCGAAGGACTTGAGCGGATCCGCTTTATGACCTCCCATCCAAAAGACCTCTCGGACGAACTGATCGAGGTCATGGGCAATTCAAAAAAGATCTGCAAGCACCTGCATCTGCCCATCCAGTCGGGAAGTTCCAGGATTCTGGAGAAGATGAACCGCAGATATACCAAGGAGCAGTATCTGACGCTGGTTGATAAGATCAGAAAGGCCGTGCCGGATATCTCTCTTACCACGGATATTATCGTAGGATTTCCGGGAGAGACGGAAGAGGATTTCCAGGAGACGCTGGACGTGGTCCGAAAGGTACGCTATGACAGCGCATTTACCTTCATCTACTCAAAACGGACCGGGACCCCGGCCGCGGCCATGGAAGACCAGATTCCGGAAGATGTGGTAAAAGACCGTTTTGACCGGCTGCTTAAGGAAGTGCAGGCCATTGCCGCGCAAGTTTGCTCCGTCCATAAAGGGTGCGTGCAGACGGCCTTGGTGGAAGCAAAGAGCGAGCATGACGATTCTATGGTCACCGGACGGCTAAGCAACAATCTGCTGGTGCATTTTAAAGGCTCGTCAGAGTTGATCGGCCAGCTAGTTGACGTGCGCCTGTCTGAATGCAAGGGCTTCTATTATCTGGGAGAACAAGTGTAA
- the mutS gene encoding DNA mismatch repair protein MutS: MAELTPMMQQYMQTKKEYPDCILFYRLGDFYEMFFDDALTASKELEITLTGKNCGLEERAPMCGVPYHAVDSYLNRLVSKGYKVAICEQMEDPATAKGLVKRDVVRIVTPGTNLDTQSLDETKNNYIMCVVYIADRYGLSVADVTTGDYFVTELDDSEKLFDEIYKFMPSELICNEAFYMSGMDLDLMKEKLGITIYSLDAWYFDDAICQRTLKEHFHVSAMEGLGLSDYDCGIIAAGALLQYLIETQKRDLSHITRLSAYATGKYMLLDSSTRRNLELCETLREKHKRGSLLWVLDKTKTAMGARCLRKFIEQPLIDKNSIERRLDAVDELKQNAISREEIREYLTPVYDLERLVCKITYQSANPRDLIAFKSSLSMLPHIKYILEEMKSPLLKDLYERLDTLEDLCHLVEEAIKEDPPLAMKEGGIIRDGYHEEVDRLRSAKSDGKDWLAKLEADEREKTGIKNLKIRYNKVFGYYLEVTNSFKNMVPDYYTRKQTLANAERYIIPELKELEDTILGAEDKLYALEYQLYCEVRDRIAKEVLRIQTTAKAIAQLDAFASMALVAEQSRYVRPKINEKGVIDIKDGRHPVVEKMIPNDMFISNDTYLNDKKNRISIITGPNMAGKSTYMRQTALIVLMAQIGSFVPAASADIGLVDRIFTRVGASDDLASGQSTFMVEMTEVANILRNATSKSLLILDEIGRGTSTFDGLSIAWAVIEHISSRLLGAKTLFATHYHELTELEGKIDNVNNYCIAVKEKGDDIIFLRKIVKGGADKSYGIQVARLAGVPESVTSRAKEIVEELVHADITTRIKDIAVHGQEPPRLKTRHYDEVDLAQMSLFDTVKDDDVIEEIKSLDVSNLTPIDALNTLYQLQNKLKNRW, translated from the coding sequence GTGGCAGAATTAACACCAATGATGCAGCAGTATATGCAGACAAAGAAAGAGTACCCGGACTGCATCCTATTCTATAGATTGGGCGACTTTTACGAGATGTTTTTCGACGATGCCCTGACCGCATCCAAGGAACTGGAGATTACGCTGACCGGAAAGAATTGTGGACTTGAGGAACGGGCGCCTATGTGCGGAGTCCCTTACCATGCAGTAGACAGTTATCTGAACCGGCTGGTTTCCAAAGGATATAAGGTAGCCATCTGCGAGCAGATGGAAGATCCCGCAACAGCCAAAGGCCTGGTAAAAAGGGATGTCGTCAGGATCGTAACGCCTGGTACCAACTTGGATACCCAGTCTCTGGACGAGACGAAGAATAATTATATCATGTGCGTGGTCTACATCGCGGACCGGTATGGCCTTTCGGTGGCGGATGTGACGACAGGAGACTACTTCGTCACAGAACTGGATGACAGCGAGAAATTATTCGATGAGATCTACAAATTCATGCCCTCGGAGTTAATCTGCAATGAGGCTTTCTATATGAGCGGCATGGATCTGGACCTGATGAAGGAAAAACTGGGAATCACCATCTATTCCCTGGATGCCTGGTATTTTGACGATGCGATCTGCCAGCGTACGCTGAAGGAGCATTTCCATGTCAGCGCCATGGAAGGACTGGGCCTTAGCGACTATGATTGCGGCATTATCGCCGCCGGAGCCCTGCTTCAATATCTGATCGAGACACAGAAGCGGGACTTATCCCATATTACCAGACTCTCTGCCTACGCAACCGGCAAATATATGCTCTTAGACAGTTCCACCAGGCGCAATCTGGAATTGTGCGAGACCCTGCGGGAGAAGCATAAGAGAGGGTCTCTATTGTGGGTGCTGGATAAGACCAAGACGGCAATGGGCGCCCGGTGCTTAAGAAAATTCATCGAGCAGCCGCTGATTGATAAAAATTCCATTGAACGCCGGCTGGACGCGGTGGACGAGCTGAAGCAGAATGCCATTTCCAGGGAAGAGATCCGGGAATACTTAACGCCGGTCTATGACTTGGAAAGGCTGGTGTGCAAGATCACATACCAGTCTGCCAATCCAAGAGACCTGATCGCTTTTAAAAGTTCCCTCTCCATGCTTCCGCATATCAAGTACATATTGGAGGAGATGAAGTCTCCCCTGCTGAAAGATCTCTATGAAAGGCTGGATACGCTGGAAGACTTATGCCATCTGGTAGAAGAAGCTATTAAGGAAGACCCGCCGCTGGCAATGAAAGAGGGCGGGATCATCAGAGATGGCTATCACGAGGAGGTGGACCGGCTCCGTTCGGCCAAGTCCGATGGAAAGGACTGGCTTGCCAAGCTGGAAGCGGATGAGAGGGAGAAGACGGGAATCAAGAACCTGAAGATCCGTTATAATAAGGTGTTCGGATACTATCTGGAAGTTACCAATTCTTTTAAGAATATGGTGCCAGACTATTATACAAGGAAGCAGACGCTCGCAAACGCGGAGCGTTACATCATTCCGGAACTGAAAGAACTGGAGGATACCATCCTGGGGGCAGAAGACAAGCTGTACGCGCTGGAATACCAGCTCTACTGCGAGGTGCGGGACAGGATCGCCAAAGAAGTCCTGCGGATACAGACGACGGCGAAAGCCATCGCCCAGCTGGACGCCTTCGCCTCCATGGCCCTTGTGGCGGAACAGAGCCGCTATGTAAGGCCGAAGATTAATGAAAAAGGCGTGATCGACATCAAAGACGGGCGCCATCCAGTCGTGGAGAAGATGATTCCCAACGATATGTTCATATCCAATGATACATATCTCAACGATAAGAAGAACCGGATCTCTATCATTACGGGTCCCAATATGGCGGGGAAATCCACCTATATGCGTCAGACGGCCCTGATCGTGCTGATGGCCCAGATTGGCTCATTCGTGCCGGCTGCCAGCGCGGATATCGGACTGGTGGACCGCATCTTTACCAGAGTGGGCGCATCGGATGACTTGGCAAGCGGACAGAGTACCTTCATGGTAGAGATGACAGAGGTTGCCAATATCCTGCGCAATGCCACCAGCAAGAGCCTTCTGATCCTGGATGAGATCGGCCGGGGAACCAGCACCTTTGATGGGCTGAGCATTGCCTGGGCCGTGATCGAGCATATCAGCAGCAGGCTTTTGGGAGCCAAGACGCTGTTTGCCACCCATTATCATGAACTGACAGAGTTGGAAGGCAAGATCGACAACGTAAATAACTACTGCATTGCGGTAAAGGAAAAGGGCGATGACATCATCTTCCTTCGCAAGATCGTCAAAGGCGGCGCAGATAAGAGTTATGGAATCCAGGTTGCCAGGCTGGCTGGCGTACCCGAAAGCGTCACCAGCCGTGCCAAGGAAATCGTGGAAGAACTGGTACATGCGGATATCACCACCAGGATCAAGGATATTGCAGTCCATGGGCAAGAGCCGCCCAGGCTTAAGACCAGGCATTATGACGAGGTGGATCTGGCCCAGATGTCCCTGTTCGATACGGTGAAGGACGACGACGTGATTGAGGAGATCAAGAGCCTGGATGTCAGCAACCTGACACCGATCGACGCGCTAAATACATTGTACCAGTTACAGAACAAACTGAAAAACAGGTGGTAG
- a CDS encoding 5-formyltetrahydrofolate cyclo-ligase produces the protein MEWQKATEGITAAVTSHMRFREATDIYCYVDHQGEAGTRLIIEEAWRLGKDVWVPRVLGRGMEFFHIENFGQLHPGTMGILEPEEGTLADGTDALVIMPGVAFDRERRRIGYGGGYYDRYLAAHPCLPTMAVAFDCQVLDEVPYDEHDIRPQILVTETSVYENGK, from the coding sequence TTGGAATGGCAGAAGGCCACGGAAGGGATAACCGCTGCGGTGACCTCCCATATGCGTTTCCGGGAGGCCACGGATATCTACTGCTATGTAGACCATCAAGGAGAAGCAGGCACCAGGCTGATCATAGAAGAAGCCTGGCGGCTGGGAAAAGACGTCTGGGTGCCCAGGGTATTGGGACGCGGGATGGAATTTTTCCATATAGAGAATTTCGGCCAGCTGCACCCCGGCACGATGGGGATTCTGGAACCCGAGGAAGGCACTTTGGCTGACGGAACAGACGCGCTTGTCATTATGCCGGGCGTGGCTTTTGACCGTGAGAGGCGCAGGATCGGCTATGGCGGCGGCTATTATGACAGATATCTTGCCGCGCATCCTTGCCTTCCCACCATGGCAGTCGCATTTGACTGCCAGGTGCTGGATGAAGTGCCCTATGATGAACACGATATCAGGCCGCAGATCCTGGTGACGGAGACCAGCGTATACGAGAACGGCAAATAG
- a CDS encoding DUF896 domain-containing protein, whose protein sequence is MEEQKIARINELYHKSKAEGLTAEESKEQQILRREYIDSFKRNLRSQLNNISIQEKDGSITDLGEKFGKQEGH, encoded by the coding sequence ATGGAAGAACAGAAGATTGCAAGAATCAATGAATTATATCATAAATCCAAAGCAGAGGGCCTGACGGCCGAAGAGTCAAAGGAACAGCAGATTCTGCGCAGGGAGTATATCGACTCATTTAAGAGAAATCTGCGCAGCCAGTTAAACAATATTTCCATTCAGGAGAAGGATGGAAGCATTACAGATTTGGGTGAGAAGTTTGGAAAGCAAGAAGGACATTAG